A stretch of the Panicum virgatum strain AP13 chromosome 9N, P.virgatum_v5, whole genome shotgun sequence genome encodes the following:
- the LOC120690960 gene encoding 5-pentadecatrienyl resorcinol O-methyltransferase-like: MALSEVSKALLQAQVELWNQTFSFMKSVALAVALDLRIADAIHHHGGTATLPQILARIGISPCKLAGLRRLMRVLTVAGTFTTIQQPEASSGGHDELVYKLSTVSRLLTTSDDDGETSASCLSPMLSHVLNPFHDSVLSMGLTAWFRHDEEPDKCPYALMRGATVWEMCGSSDAVNASINNAMAADSRFLMRMVMEECGGIFRGINSLVDVAGGVGGAAAAIAAAFPSLKCTVLDLPHVVAKAPSVSNVQFIAGDMFESIPAANAIFLKYVLHDWGDDKCIKLLKNCKQAIPSKDAGGKVIIIDIVVGSSPSDVKLLETQVLCDLDIMKIGGVERDEHEWKKIFLAAGFRDYNIMPLGLRSVIELYP, encoded by the exons ATGGCGCTCAGCGAGGTGAGCAAGGCCTTGCTCCAAGCCCAGGTCGAGCTGTGGAACCAGACCTTCAGCTTCATGAAGTCGGTGGCACTTGCGGTTGCCTTGGACCTCCGTATCGCCGACGCCATCCACCACCACGGCGGCACTGCCACCCTCCCCCAGATACTCGCTAGGATTGGCATTAGCCCGTGTAAGCTTGCTGGCCTCCGTCGCCTCATGCGCGTTCTCACGGTCGCAGGAACCTTCACCACCATCCAGCAACCGGAAGCCTCGTCAGGCGGGCACGATGAGCTTGTTTACAAGCTTTCGACGGTCTCCCGCCTCCTCACGACGAGCGATGATGACGGTGAGACCTCGGCGAGCTGCTTGTCCCCTATGCTGAGCCACGTGCTCAACCCTTTCCATGACTCGGTGCTCAGCATGGGCCTCACCGCGTGGTTTCGGCACGATGAGGAGCCCGACAAGTGCCCATATGCCCTGATGCGCGGCGCGACCGTGTGGGAGATGTGCGGGAGCAGCGACGCGGTGAACGCGTCCATCAACAATGCCATGGCCGCGGACAGCCGCTTCCTGATGCGGATGGTCATGGAGGAGTGCGGCGGTATCTTCCGCGGTATCAACTCGCTGGTCGACGTCGCCGGTGGCGTCGGTGGAGCCGCCgctgccatcgccgccgcgttTCCATCTTTGAAGTGCACGGTGCTGGATCTCCCTCACGTTGTCGCCAAGGCTCCATCTGTTAGCAACGTGCAGTTTATCGCGGGCGACATGTTTGAGAGCATTCCAGCCGCTAATGCCATATTCCTAAAG TACGTACTGCATGACTGGGGAGATGACAAGTGCATCAAGTTATTGAAGAACTGCAAGCAAGCTATCCCTTCAAAAGATGCAGGCGGAAAGGTAATAATCATAGATATCGTGGTTGGATCCAGCCCGTCAGATGTTAAGCTTCTAGAGACGCAAGTTTTGTGTGATCTCGATATCATGAAAATTGGTGGGGTTGAACGAGACGAGCATGAGTGGAAGAAGATATTCCTTGCAGCTGGATTCAGGGACTACAATATTATGCCGCTTGGCCTCCGGTCGGTTATCGAGCTCTATCCATGA